Proteins encoded by one window of Arachis hypogaea cultivar Tifrunner chromosome 1, arahy.Tifrunner.gnm2.J5K5, whole genome shotgun sequence:
- the LOC112700946 gene encoding uncharacterized protein: protein MLRCSCTTKTPIFLFLFLIFHFQILFYQAHSWIKAGYWFYGSEFPVSNIETSLYTHLLCAFADVNASTYELSIPSDAAASFPSFTATLKHTNPSLSTLLSIGGGTADPTVLSSMVSNASSRKSFIHSSITLARTYGFQGLDLSWVSANTTNDLKNMGLLFQEWREAAKSEAINSTNNNNQELILTAAVPYQPGSDFGSYPVESISDNLNWVNVLDYDYYTPQSTNFTGAHSALYDPSSDVNTDTGIKRWIDSGVSASKLVLSLPFYGYAWKLRNQRENGIGAAATGPAITKEGDMTYKDIKDYVQRYEATVLYNATYVVNYFSVGSNWIGFDDVNAVKTKVSYAKEKKLGGYVVWQVPYDDDKWQLSTAAAQQVVGGGEHHNWRLPVVITLTSAVCIIVLGFIIYYIRRRLVKPKGIMIAARDAGHFPDCVPDVQVFSLCDIELATDRFLIENKLGQGGYGPVYKGILPDGREIAVKKLSKTSSQGFEEFKNEVTLTARLQHVNLVRLLGFYIDREEQMLVYEYMPNKSLDYYLFDPIRRLLLDWSKRVAIIEGVTQGLLYLQEYSRLTIIHRDIKASNILLDGEMKPKISDFGMARIFSKDEQEANTAKIVGTYGYVSPEYLKKGLYSVKSDVYSFGVLLLQIIGGKVTRYYGEHENLTLMEYAHDLWKEGRGMEFADPFLDDTASGCKILRCIQIGLLCVQEDANDRPSVLEISSMLRSETVLATPKKPAFSREKDMQEHGEFVMKQEHYSVNEATMSETVAR, encoded by the exons ATGCTGCGGTGTTCTTGTACCACAAAAACTCccatcttcctcttcctctttctcatcTTCCACTTTCAGATTCTCTTCTACCAAGCACACTCTTGGATAAAAGCTGGTTACTGGTTTTATGGTTCTGAATTTCCCGTTTCTAACATAGAAACTTCTCTCTACACTCACCTCCTATGCGCTTTTGCTGATGTCAACGCTTCAACCTATGAACTTTCCATCCCTTCCGATGCTGCAGCATCATTTCCTTCTTTCACAGCCACTCTCAAGCACACCAATCCATCTCTCTCTACACTTCTTTCCATCGGTGGTGGTACTGCTGACCCAACTGTCTTATCTTCCATGGTAAGCAATGCTTCTTCAAGAAAATCATTCATTCACTCTTCAATAACACTCGCTAGAACCTATGGCTTCCAAGGCCTTGATCTTTCATGGGTTTCTGCTAACACTACCAATGACTTGAAAAACATGGGACTGCTCTTTCAAGAGTGGAGAGAAGCTGCAAAATCTGAGGCAATAAACTCCACCAACAATAATAATCAAGAACTGATTTTAACTGCGGCTGTTCCATATCAACCAGGTTCTGATTTTGGTTCTTACCCTGTGGAGTCTATTAGTGATAACTTGAATTGGGTAAATGTTTTGGATTATGATTACTACACACCTCAATCAACAAATTTCACTGGAGCTCATTCAGCCTTGTATGATCCTTCTAGTGATGTCAACACAGACACCGGAATCAAGCGATGGATAGATAGTGGGGTATCTGCTAGTAAGTTGGTTTTGTCGTTACCATTCTATGGATATGCATGGAAGCTTAGGAACCAAAGGGAGAATGGAATAGGTGCAGCAGCAACAGGTCCAGCAATCAcaaaagaaggagacatgaccTACAAGGATATCAAGGATTATGTTCAAAGATATGAAGCAACTGTGTTGTATAATGCTACTTACGTGGTCAATTATTTTTCAGTTGGGTCAAATTGGATAGGATTTGATGATGTGAATGCTGTTAAAACCAAGGTGTCTTATGCTAAAGAAAAGAAACTAGGTGGTTATGTTGTATGGCAAGTTCCCTATGATGATGACAAATGGCAGCTTTCTACTGCTGCAG CTCAACAGGTGGTTGGCGGCGGAGAACACCATAATTGGCGGTTACCGGTGGTGATCACTTTGACAAGTGCTGTATGTATTATTGTGTTGGGTTTCATAATTTACTACATAAGAAGGAGACTAGTAAAACCAAAGG GAATCATGATTGCGGCTAGAGATGCAGGACATTTTCCTGATTGTGTTCCTGATGTGCAAGTCTTTAGCTTATGTGATATTGAGTTAGCCACTGATAGATTTTTGATTGAAAACAAGCTTGGTCAGGGTGGCTATGGTCCTGTTTACAAG GGAATATTACCAGATGGCAGGGAAATAGCAGTGAAGAAGTTATCAAAGACTTCATCACAAGGGTTTGAAGAATTCAAGAATGAGGTAACACTCACTGCAAGGCTACAGCATGTGAATCTTGTTCGGTTGTTGGGTTTTTACATTGATAGAGAAGAACAGATGCTGGTGTATGAGTACATGCCAAACAAAAGCCTTGACTACTATCTATTTG ACCCTATCAGGCGGCTTCTTCTGGATTGGAGCAAGCGTGTAGCTATTATTGAGGGTGTTACTCAGGGACTACTTTATCTACAAGAATATTCTAGATTAACAATAATTCATAGAGATATAAAAGCTAGCAACATTCTGTTAGATGGTGAGATGAAACCAAAGATTTCAGATTTTGGTATGGCAAGAATAttctcaaaagatgagcaagaagCAAACACGGCCAAGATTGTTGGAACATA TGGTTACGTATCTCCTGAATACCTTAAAAAAGGCTTGTATTCGGTAAAATCCGATGTGTATAGCTTTGGAGTTCTACTTCTGCAGATTATAGGTGGTAAGGTAACAAGATATTATGGCGAGCACGAAAACTTAACCTTGATGGAATAT GCTCATGATTTGTGGAAAGAAGGAAGAGGCATGGAGTTTGCGGATCCTTTTCTTGATGACACAGCTTCAGGCTGCAAAATATTGAGGTGCATACAAATAGGTCTATTATGTGTGCAAGAAGATGCCAATGACAGGCCTTCTGTGTTGGAAATTTCTTCAATGTTAAGAAGTGAAACTGTTCTTGCTACACCAAAGAAGCCAGCGTTTTCAAGAGAAAAAGACATGCAGGAGCACGGTGAATTTGTTATGAAGCAAGAACATTATTCGGTTAACGAAGCAACAATGTCTGAGACTGTAGCAAGATAG
- the LOC112700979 gene encoding uncharacterized protein, translating into MDRRKKREKTTVTKPSTVDASSPPKISPSEAFIVTLSSVLGLGLAFYVANSGFSIDLVTDPSRTIFFIWLVELPIVILLYSRYRQNPRQCMYLRAVGRGLLAVPIGALLNCLGAIALGAPVTFQFLPKTVNWSLMMSLFTTVPASCVLGSSWAHWKRIFAQTQPNGSVEYLICLPAHGAVIGGWFGAWPMPLDWERPWQEWPICVSYGAIGGYLVGLVASCVFVLACARSQHVKQT; encoded by the exons ATGGATCGccggaaaaagagagagaaaacgaCGGTAACTAAACCCTCAACGGTAGATGCCTCCTCGCCACCGAAAATCTCACCTTCAGAGGCATTCATCGTCACGCTTTCTTCCGTTTTGGGGTTGGGTTTAGCGTTCTATGTAGCTAATAGTGGCTTCTCTATAGACCTCGTCACTGATCCTTCTCGCACCATCTTCTTCATCTGG CTTGTGGAGCTTCCAATTGTGATCCTTCTCTACAGTCGCTATCGACAGAATCCCCGGCAATGCATG TACCTGCGAGCCGTTGGACGTGGCTTGCTAGCAGTTCCAATAG GGGCGCTACTAAATTGTTTAGGAGCTATTGCTTTGGGGGCACCTGTCACCTTTCA GTTTCTCCCAAAGACTGTAAATTGGTCTCTTATGATGTCATTGTTCACA ACAGTTCCAGCATCATGTGTTCTTGGTTCATCATGGGCTCATTGGAAGCGGATCTTTGCACAAACACA GCCAAATGGATCTGTAGagtatttgatttgtttgccagCTCATGGAGCAGTTATTGGGGGCTGGTTTGGGGCTTGGCCAATGCCACTTGACTGGGAGAGGCCATGGCAG GAATGGCCTATTTGTGTGAGCTATGGAGCAATAGGTGGGTACTTGGTGGGATTGGTAGCATCATGTGTCTTTGTTCTTGCTTGTGCTAGATCGCAGCATGTCAAACAAACATGA
- the LOC112700930 gene encoding uncharacterized protein, producing MASTSMLSCFFLLIFLPLTLRYHTVAHTASSSTWVKAGYYYSASEISASDIKSTLFTHLLCAFSFINSTNYNIFINASELHKFSAFTQTVKFQNPTVSTLLSIWAGGRDNTFLFSMLNQSSHRKSFIHSSITTARSHGFQGIELNGASPVPASELADFGKLLEEWRAAITSEARNSSKPELLLVMAGYYLRASDSTSYPFDSMQRNLDWVHFLAYDYYVPTKNNITGFHAALYGPTNWDNTDSGIKEWRRRGFSSNKLVIGLPYHGYAWTLVNQGENCIAAPASGPAITSDGSMGYKLIKSFLRSFGNNGVASRFNNNFVVDEFTVAATIWVDFDDVDSIRANVSYAKEKGLLGYSVFQLANDDNWVLSKAAQEVDEDHHKRRLLIIVLLSTVTVIILLGIVFCYCHSGTAATITKALYKIRKCLSGAEQDHVEGNGSDLTAFSYLTIKMATNNFSRDNKLGEGGFGTVYKGKLRKGQEIAVKRLSESSNQGLEEFKNEITLTARLQHVNLVRLLGYCTKRDEKILIYEYLPNKSLDHFLFDPRKSILLDWSKRANIIEGVTQGLLYLQEYSNFTIIHRDLKASNILLDHNMNPKISDFGMARIFRKYDLEANTSRIVGTYGYVPPEYVRKGIYSTKYDVYSFGVLLLQIISGKRTSCYYGPHENMNLLEYAYELWMEGRGVEFLDPSLDDTTSACKLMRCMQVALLCVQENSADRPSMLEVDSILKNETAAIGSPKMPGFSVKKHEDDEKERSIKYVSINDVTISQMIPR from the exons ATGGCTTCAACATCAATGCTTAGTTGCTTCTTCTTACTCATCTTCCTTCCTCTCACTCTCAGATATCACACTGTTGCACACACTGCATCATCATCGACATGGGTCAAAGCTGGTTATTACTATTCTGCCAGTGAAATCTCCGCTTCAGACATCAAATCCACACTCTTCACTCACCTCTTATGCGCTTTTTCCTTCATTAACTCGACCAACTATAACATCTTCATCAACGCTTCTGAACTTCACAAGTTCTCAGCCTTCACCCAAACAGTTAAGTTCCAAAACCCAACTGTTTCAACGCTTCTATCCATCTGGGCTGGTGGCAGAGACAACACTTTCCTTTTCTCAATGCTAAACCAATCTTCTCATAGAAAATCCTTCATTCATTCTTCTATTACAACAGCAAGGTCACATGGTTTTCAAGGCATAGAACTTAATGGAGCATCTCCAGTACCGGCTTCGGAGCTTGCCGATTTCGGGAAACTTCTGGAGGAGTGGCGAGCTGCCATAACTTCTGAGGCAAGAAACTCCAGTAAACCTGAGTTACTGTTAGTGATGGCGGGTTACTACCTTAGAGCTTCAGATTCAACGAGTTACCCTTTTGATTCAATGCAGAGGAACTTGGATTGGGTGCATTTTCTGGCATATGATTACTATGTTCCTACAAAGAACAATATCACGGGTTTTCATGCAGCTTTGTATGGTCCAACTAATTGGGACAACACTGATTCTGGTATCAAAGAATGGAGAAGAAGGGGATTCTCATCTAACAAGCTTGTAATTGGGTTGCCTTATCATGGATATGCATGGACACTTGTGAATCAAGGGGAGAATTGCATCGCGGCACCAGCATCGGGACCTGCCATTACAAGCGACGGTTCCATGGGTTATAAGTTGATAAAGAGTTTTCTTAGAAGCTTCGGGAATAATGGTGTTGCTTCAAGATTTAATAACAATTTTGTGGTGGATGAGTTCACAGTTGCAGCCACCATTTGGGTTGATTTTGATGATGTGGATTCAATCAGAGCCAACGTTTCTTATGCCAAGGAAAAGGGACTTCTTGGCTACAGTGTGTTCCAACTTGCCAACGATGACAATTGGGTCCTTTCAAAGGCAG CTCAAGAAGTAGATGAAGATCATCATAAGAGGAGGTTGTTGATAATTGTTCTGCTATCAACAGTAACTGTCATAATTCTGTTGGGAATAGTGTTTTGCTACTGCCACAGTG GAACCGCAGCCACCATTACAAAAGCATTATACAAAATAAGGAAATGTTTATCAGGAGCTGAACAAGATCATGTAGAAGGGAATGGTTCTGACTTGACTGCATTCAGTTATCTCACAATCAAAATGGCAACAAATAACTTCTCAAGAGATAATAAACTTGGAGAGGGTGGATTTGGCACGGTTTATAAG GGAAAATTACGAAAGGGGCAGGAGATAGCTGTGAAAAGGCTCTCAGAAAGCTCGAATCAAGGCCTAGAAGAGTTCAAAAATGAAATCACGCTTACAGCAAGATTACAACATGTGAATTTGGTTAGACTTCTGGGTTACTGCACAAAAAGGGATGAGAAGATTTTGATCTATGAATACCTACCAAACAAAAGCTTAGATCATTTTCTCTTTG ATCCAAGGAAATCAATTCTTTTAGACTGGAGCAAGCGTGCCAACATCATTGAAGGGGTTACTCAAGGCCTTCTTTATCTCCAAGAGTACTCAAATTTCACCATAATCCACCGAGATCTCAAAGCCAGTAATATTTTATTAGACCATAATATGAATCCCAAGATATCAGATTTTGGGATGGCAAGAATTTTCAGGAAATATGACCTTGAAGCAAACACAAGCAGGATTGTTGGGACATA CGGTTATGTACCTCCTGAGTATGTGAGAAAAGGCATATACTCGACGAAGTACGATGTTTATAGCTTTGGAGTTCTTCTGTTGCAAATCATAAGTGGGAAGAGGACTTCATGTTACTATGGACCACATGAAAATATGAACCTGTTGGAATAT GCATATGAGCTGTGGATGGAGGGAAGAGGTGTGGAATTTTTAGACCCTTCATTAGATGATACAACATCAGCGTGTAAACTCATGAGATGCATGCAAGTAGCTCTTTTGTGTGTTCAAGAGAACTCTGCAGATAGACCTTCCATGTTGGAAGTTGATTCAATTCTCAAGAATGAAACTGCAGCTATTGGTAGTCCCAAAATGCCTGGTTTTTCAGTGAAGAAACATGAAGATGATGAGAAAGAAAGATCCATAAAATATGTTTCAATTAATGATGTTACAATTTCTCAAATGATACCAAGATGA
- the LOC112700963 gene encoding nod factor hydrolase protein 1-like produces MINHILLTTAVIIFATCHTTTLSSPVKAIYWSENQIFPPSSINTSLFTHVYYAFLFPNNLTYALHVSDATASTLTNFTTTLRAKTPPVKTILSIGGSNSNASLFALIASTAATRASFINSTIQVSRTFGFDGIDLDWEFPRDSNQMNDLGQLFHEWRLAISADAVATRRPPLLLTAAVYFAVDFFLSSTPPHKYPVDSINQNVDWVNVMSYSLRGPWGNVTGAPSGLFDPIQNISVSFGLQSWIQGGVVPEKVVMGLPLYGMTWQLQDPNVHGIGSDATGPGPGLNGAMAYFQVVEFNNQSGAKVAYDVETRSVYSYSGSSWVGYDDPLTVTVKVAYAQALCLRGYFFWAAGFDTSDWKISTQASRAWKLA; encoded by the exons ATGATTAACCATATCCTCCTCACAACAGCAGTTATCATTTTCGCTACTTGTCACACGACAACACTTTCATCACCAGTAAAAGCAATATATTGGTCCGAGAATCAAATATTCCCACCATCATCCATTAACACTTCACTCTTCACCCACGTCTACTACGCTTTCCTCTTCCCAAACAACCTCACCTATGCCCTCCACGTGTCAGACGCAACCGCctcaaccctcacaaacttcacCACCACACTCCGAGCCAAAACTCCTCCGGTCAAGACCATCCTTTCCATCGGCGGTTCCAATAGCAACGCCTCCCTCTTCGCCCTCATCGCTTCCACCGCCGCCACCCGCGCATCCTTCATCAACTCCACCATCCAAGTTTCCAGAACCTTCGGCTTCGACGGCATCGACCTCGACTGGGAGTTCCCTAGGGACTCCAACCAAATGAACGACCTCGGCCAGCTTTTTCATGAATGGCGCCTCGCAATCTCCGCCGACGCCGTCGCCACCCGCCGCCCGCCGCTGCTCCTCACCGCTGCCGTGTACTTCGCGGTGGACTTCTTCCTGTCCTCCACTCCGCCGCACAAGTACCCCGTGGACTCCATCAATCAGAACGTTGACTGGGTCAACGTCATGAGCTACAGCCTTCGCGGCCCCTGGGGCAACGTGACCGGAGCTCCGAGCGGCCTTTTCGACCCGATTCAAAACATAAGCGTTAGTTTCGGGTTGCAGTCGTGGATCCAGGGCGGAGTTGTTCCCGAGAAAGTAGTTATGGGCTTGCCGCTTTATGGGATGACGTGGCAGCTTCAGGATCCGAACGTGCACGGAATTGGTTCTGATGCTACTGGTCCGGGTCCCGGGTTGAACGGTGCAATGGCGTACTTTCAGGTGGTGGAATTTAATAACCAAAGTGGTGCGAAGGTTGCGTATGACGTTGAAACGAGGTCGGTTTATTCATATTCTGGGAGTTCTTGGGTTGGCTACGATGATCCCTTGACGGTTACAGTTAAGGTTGCTTATGCTCAAGCCCTTTGCCTTCGTGGCTATTTTTTTTGGGCTGCTGGCTTTGATACCAGTGACTGGAAAATCTCAACGCAAG CTTCCAGGGCTTGGAAACTTGCATGA
- the LOC112701013 gene encoding uncharacterized protein: protein MPRPKRKSAPPTRSSDADSSVRPEPKKPRGNQFNRIDQLFESYVNKTLGLIDPEGIEALCNDVNVNHTDVRMLIFAWKMKAEKQGYFSKDEWRRGLKCLGADTRPKLKKAIEGLDKELKVPECFEDFYSYAFQYCLTEEKQRSVDIETICELLNIVLKSEFPNQVNLLVEYLKVQNDYRALNMDQWRSFYRFFKEVDFHDLENYDSSQAWTVIIDNFVEWLKEKEKN from the exons ATGCCTCGCCCCAAGAGAAAATCGGCCCCACCAACCAGATCTTCTGATGCTGATTCTTCTGTTCGTCCTG AACCAAAGAAGCCAAGGGGAAACCAATTTAATCGGATTGATCAACTGTTTGAATCATACGTGAATAAGACGCTGGGATTGATTGA TCCAGAAGGAATTGAAGCACTTTGTAATGATGTGAATGTGAACCATACAGATGTTAGGATGCTGATATTTGCTTG GAAAATGAAAGCTGAAAAACAAGGTTATTTTTCCAAG GATGAGTGGCGAAGAGGCCTCAAGTGTTTAGGAGCCGACACACGcccaaaattaaaaaaagcaaTTGAAGGACTGGATAAAGAG TTGAAGGTGCCAGAGTGCTTCGAGGACTTCTATTCCTACGCATTTCAATACTGTTTAACAG AAGAGAAGCAAAGGAGTGTAGATATTGAGACCATCTGTGAGCTATTGAACATTGTTCTGAAATCCGAATTCCCCAATCAGGTCAATTTACTAGTTGAGTATCTAAAG GTCCAGAATGACTACAGAGCTCTCAACATGGATCAATGGAGAAGCTTTTACCGGTTTTTTAAAGAG GTAGACTTCCATGACCTTGAAAATTATGACTCAAGTCAAGCTTGGACAGTTATCATCGACAAttttgttgaatggttgaaagaaaaagagaaaaattag
- the LOC112701032 gene encoding large ribosomal subunit protein eL39, giving the protein MPSHKTFRIKKKLAKKMRQNRPIPYWIRMRTDNTIRYNAKRRHWRRTKLGF; this is encoded by the exons ATG CCTTCACACAAGACTTTTAGGATCAAGAAGAAGTTGGCCAAGAAGATGAGGCAGAACAGGCCCATTCCTTACTGGATCCGCATGAGGACGGATAATACAATCAG GTATAATGCGAAGCGCAGGCACTGGCGCCGCACCAAACTAGGGTTCTAA